From Persicobacter psychrovividus, the proteins below share one genomic window:
- a CDS encoding ParA family protein, with protein MKELRSIKNFFEERPELPVSVIEKAAKLTKGRLSKILNGSANLTPMVVNKVRPVMAKYGLEIDYRSITISFYNNKGGVGKTTSVLNVAACLAKLGHKVLMVDFDFQSNLTRSCTDGSEKVFQHIFHPDGEEVVKYRVLHNGDKRVKIDLIPSSYELDDDKERLKSDVNYMYLMRNRLEKYKDEYDFILIDNSPGKSYPSMAAADYIFVPSHAEGYSVSGMDKVMEQIKEVKFDLNPKLNLLGIFVTSFVGSQSAQQVAMEDLNTYFNDSMLTTFIPRSSVLEQNVLLRKDLMQYGSTSDAGKAYMQLTVEMLNRLDFKTEIPEFAL; from the coding sequence ATGAAAGAGTTAAGGTCGATAAAAAATTTTTTTGAGGAACGCCCAGAACTTCCTGTTTCTGTAATTGAAAAAGCTGCGAAACTCACCAAAGGTAGATTAAGTAAAATTTTGAACGGTTCGGCAAACCTAACCCCGATGGTGGTTAATAAAGTCCGGCCAGTTATGGCTAAATATGGCCTCGAGATTGACTATCGCTCTATCACGATCAGTTTTTACAATAACAAAGGAGGGGTGGGTAAAACCACTTCTGTGCTTAATGTTGCTGCTTGTTTGGCAAAATTGGGACATAAAGTGCTGATGGTTGATTTTGATTTTCAGTCCAACCTGACCCGTTCCTGCACCGATGGTAGTGAAAAGGTCTTTCAGCATATTTTTCACCCAGATGGCGAAGAGGTGGTCAAGTATCGTGTGTTGCATAATGGGGATAAACGTGTGAAAATAGACCTGATTCCCTCTTCTTATGAGTTGGATGATGATAAGGAACGCTTGAAGTCGGATGTAAATTATATGTACCTGATGCGCAATCGTCTTGAAAAGTACAAAGATGAGTATGATTTTATATTGATTGATAACTCTCCGGGCAAGTCCTACCCTTCCATGGCGGCGGCTGATTATATCTTTGTTCCCTCGCATGCGGAGGGTTATTCCGTTTCGGGAATGGACAAAGTGATGGAGCAGATTAAGGAAGTGAAATTCGACCTGAACCCTAAATTGAATCTTTTGGGCATTTTTGTTACCAGCTTTGTGGGGTCACAATCTGCACAGCAGGTGGCGATGGAAGATCTGAATACTTATTTTAATGATAGTATGCTGACTACCTTTATTCCTCGGTCGTCGGTCTTGGAACAGAATGTTTTGCTTCGCAAAGACTTGATGCAATATGGCTCCACCAGCGATGCGGGAAAAGCCTACATGCAATTGACTGTTGAGATGTTGAACCGTTTGGATTTTAAAACTGAAATTCCAGAATTTGCCCTTTGA
- a CDS encoding WYL domain-containing protein, with the protein MSINKIKRFQLIDEAIQSKVKYNFKELREFLNNRLDDAVSERTVKQDISDLKNGVFRDKMAPIKCNQKLGYHYTDANFSLFGGELSEMDKGEVKNVITMLSQYQQYEQFSSIKESIQLLSAQFDVALQAEKKQQKIFYDEQPLKGIGLIADLHKVLNEDGTIQLLYRTFDGEEYDALVHPYLLKQYNNRWFLIGMTDSDKELRVYPLDRIIQFEQKEYSLEYPPQYPNVSALYNLCVGVTIYKDTQPENVKLKFYGNRKHYVLTKQLHKTQEVIEDTEDYLIVQLRVYLNKELESKILEYGADVEVLEPEPLRESIKGLFEKAIKRYQ; encoded by the coding sequence ATGTCAATAAACAAAATCAAACGCTTTCAATTGATCGATGAGGCAATTCAAAGCAAGGTAAAATATAACTTCAAAGAGCTTCGCGAATTTTTGAATAATCGATTGGACGATGCAGTCAGTGAGCGGACGGTCAAGCAGGATATTTCGGATCTTAAGAATGGAGTTTTTCGGGATAAGATGGCGCCGATCAAGTGCAATCAAAAGTTGGGTTATCATTATACGGATGCTAATTTTTCGCTGTTTGGTGGTGAGCTGAGTGAGATGGATAAGGGTGAGGTGAAGAATGTCATTACGATGTTGAGCCAGTATCAGCAGTATGAGCAGTTCAGTAGCATCAAGGAAAGTATTCAGTTGTTGAGTGCACAGTTTGATGTGGCTTTGCAGGCGGAAAAGAAACAGCAGAAGATCTTTTATGATGAACAACCGCTGAAGGGGATTGGGTTGATTGCGGATTTGCACAAGGTTTTGAATGAGGACGGGACCATTCAGTTGCTTTATCGAACATTTGATGGGGAGGAATATGATGCCTTGGTGCATCCATATTTGCTCAAGCAGTATAATAACCGATGGTTTTTGATCGGTATGACGGATAGCGATAAGGAATTGCGGGTGTATCCTTTGGATCGGATTATTCAGTTTGAGCAAAAGGAATACAGCTTGGAATATCCACCGCAGTATCCGAACGTCTCGGCGCTTTATAATTTGTGCGTGGGGGTAACGATTTATAAAGATACCCAACCTGAAAATGTCAAACTGAAGTTTTACGGCAACCGCAAGCATTATGTATTGACCAAACAACTGCATAAAACGCAAGAAGTCATCGAGGATACGGAGGATTATTTGATCGTTCAGCTTAGGGTGTACTTGAATAAAGAGTTGGAGAGTAAAATTTTGGAGTATGGGGCGGATGTGGAAGTTTTGGAGCCTGAACCGCTACGGGAGTCCATCAAGGGGCTTTTTGAAAAAGCGATAAAGCGTTATCAATAA
- the istA gene encoding IS21 family transposase: MDIKQIITLKKDGVSNRQVHKLLGIHRNTVNEYVKKFEVSSYSMDELLTFNDQKLRELFTTKTTMDKGRHSGLMSYFDNNDLRLKHPGFNAQFHYFDYCNKVELPYGYTQFMEHFNRRYKTPKGSMKLNHVPGDKVYIDFAGKKLHITDRNTGEMIPVEVFVAILPSSQYTFVCACRSQKKEDLITCMKKAFQFYSGAPKAIVPDNLKSAVSKSSKYEPEINRSFKDLARHYDCVVSPTRSYSPQDKALVENAVQLAYQRIYYPLRQITFFSLQALNQEISKLLMAYNDTILQRAGASRRQLFESTEKATLKPLPVAEFEMIEYRSAKVQQVGYVYLSPDKNYYSVPYRYIGKQVQLQYTQSSVCVYFNSERIATHRRSYQKGHYTTDTDHLASTHQAYLKWSPEYFKKRTSSIGEQTSKYVMRMIDHFEYPEIAYKRSLGILNLVKKYSSDRLEKACSLGMQAEAYSYRHIANILENKMDLQQESNEPIAEIPPHENIRGASAYQ; this comes from the coding sequence ATGGATATCAAACAGATAATCACTTTAAAGAAAGATGGAGTCAGTAATCGACAGGTTCATAAATTGCTTGGCATTCACCGTAATACAGTCAATGAATATGTTAAGAAATTTGAGGTCAGCTCGTATTCCATGGATGAGTTGCTGACCTTTAATGATCAAAAACTGCGGGAATTGTTCACCACCAAGACGACAATGGATAAGGGCCGGCATAGTGGGTTGATGTCTTATTTTGACAACAATGATCTTAGGCTCAAACATCCTGGCTTCAATGCTCAGTTCCACTATTTTGATTATTGCAACAAGGTAGAATTGCCCTATGGTTACACGCAGTTTATGGAACATTTTAACCGTCGCTACAAAACACCGAAGGGTTCAATGAAGCTTAATCACGTGCCGGGTGATAAGGTTTATATTGACTTTGCTGGTAAAAAATTACATATCACTGACCGAAATACAGGTGAGATGATACCGGTGGAAGTGTTTGTGGCGATCCTGCCGAGCAGTCAATATACATTTGTCTGTGCTTGTAGGAGCCAAAAAAAGGAGGATTTGATCACCTGCATGAAGAAAGCATTTCAATTTTACAGTGGTGCTCCCAAGGCGATTGTACCGGACAACTTGAAGTCAGCTGTTAGTAAATCGAGTAAATACGAGCCGGAAATTAACCGAAGTTTCAAGGATTTAGCCCGTCACTATGATTGTGTGGTCAGCCCGACTCGCAGTTATAGTCCGCAGGACAAAGCATTGGTAGAAAACGCCGTTCAGTTGGCCTATCAGCGGATTTATTACCCATTACGGCAGATAACTTTCTTCAGTTTGCAGGCACTAAACCAAGAGATTTCAAAGCTACTGATGGCCTACAATGATACCATTTTGCAACGGGCAGGGGCAAGTCGAAGGCAGTTGTTTGAGTCCACTGAAAAGGCTACGCTAAAGCCATTGCCAGTTGCTGAATTTGAGATGATTGAGTACCGGTCAGCTAAGGTTCAACAAGTTGGATACGTGTATTTATCCCCTGACAAGAACTATTACAGCGTCCCGTATCGCTACATAGGCAAGCAAGTCCAACTGCAATACACCCAATCATCGGTCTGTGTTTATTTCAATTCAGAGCGAATAGCAACTCACCGCAGAAGTTATCAAAAAGGACATTATACAACAGATACAGATCACCTTGCGAGCACCCACCAAGCTTATCTGAAATGGTCACCGGAGTATTTCAAAAAGCGAACGTCATCGATTGGAGAACAGACATCAAAGTATGTAATGCGAATGATTGACCACTTTGAATATCCGGAAATAGCTTATAAACGTTCTCTCGGAATACTCAATTTGGTGAAGAAATATAGCTCTGACCGCCTTGAAAAAGCTTGTTCACTCGGAATGCAAGCTGAAGCATACTCTTACAGGCACATCGCTAATATTCTTGAAAACAAGATGGATCTACAACAAGAGTCAAACGAACCGATCGCTGAGATTCCCCCGCACGAAAACATCCGTGGCGCCTCTGCCTATCAATAA
- a CDS encoding replication initiation protein: MEITTILNQKVQKHNNLIKGKQGSLTAAQNKMIFFAAMSIIDQLKTKGKVDFVNPTGKGKAQYIRLDPAFIAGAENTNKISGSAFESMRTQLGDLTSTTVNLFEVSEDGERGYSRQIPIAIDTLGEIDRFSKKKSTIKGDGGLYLQLHDEIIRQFEISYEKGDFTQYLLKNVYFLKKGHSWALYELCRMELNQRRQKDLQVEWLVDDLANKICKDKYRSKEGKLQYGPFKNRVLKPSIEDINLDDNCDMTIQLLEEKKVGRMITAIVLRIVNEKLVTLSLDKEQSDEANEVTLTPKITEMLSLIFDQSTNGLKTMKKQILYDLSVNGLQQEQILNFLQEILSRKSEISARTAYYRRMSDNWLKSQRSGTPTLSFSYDNKAASTQKAFVEQNQKANDLKARKQEWEDQKTKISAEYQQWIEMTRQKYLTSVKSLSLMPRYLLYLSKSASAYERKFLQEWEQGAPSEDASKWFGRFLIAELGTEEENHYLKNGLKAFAMDKHHFDLDAY, translated from the coding sequence ATGGAGATTACTACGATTCTGAATCAAAAAGTACAGAAACATAACAATCTGATCAAAGGAAAGCAGGGATCATTGACTGCTGCGCAAAACAAAATGATTTTTTTTGCCGCCATGTCGATTATTGATCAACTGAAGACCAAAGGAAAAGTAGATTTCGTGAATCCTACGGGGAAGGGTAAGGCGCAGTATATTCGTTTGGATCCTGCTTTTATTGCCGGGGCTGAAAACACCAATAAGATTTCAGGTTCAGCTTTTGAAAGTATGCGCACGCAGTTGGGGGATTTAACCTCGACAACCGTCAACCTTTTTGAGGTCAGCGAGGATGGGGAAAGAGGCTACAGTCGTCAGATTCCAATAGCGATCGATACACTGGGAGAGATTGATCGATTTTCCAAAAAAAAATCGACAATCAAAGGAGATGGCGGACTGTATCTTCAATTGCATGATGAGATTATCCGTCAGTTTGAAATTTCTTATGAGAAGGGGGATTTCACCCAATACCTTTTAAAGAATGTGTATTTTTTGAAAAAGGGGCATTCGTGGGCTTTGTATGAATTATGCCGGATGGAACTGAATCAACGCCGACAGAAAGATTTGCAGGTAGAGTGGTTGGTTGATGATTTGGCAAATAAAATCTGCAAAGACAAATACCGCAGTAAAGAGGGAAAATTGCAGTATGGGCCTTTCAAAAACAGGGTCTTGAAACCATCGATTGAGGATATCAATCTGGATGATAATTGTGATATGACCATTCAGCTTTTGGAAGAAAAAAAGGTTGGCAGAATGATTACGGCAATTGTCTTGCGGATTGTCAATGAAAAACTGGTGACCTTGTCTTTGGACAAAGAGCAAAGCGATGAAGCTAATGAAGTTACGCTCACACCAAAGATTACCGAGATGCTTTCACTGATCTTTGATCAGTCCACCAATGGGCTCAAAACCATGAAGAAACAGATTCTGTATGATTTGAGTGTTAATGGATTGCAACAGGAGCAGATTCTTAATTTTCTTCAGGAGATATTATCGCGTAAAAGTGAGATTTCTGCACGCACAGCTTATTATCGCCGCATGAGTGATAACTGGTTGAAATCGCAGCGTTCGGGCACGCCGACATTGTCTTTCTCCTATGACAACAAGGCGGCTTCCACGCAAAAGGCTTTTGTGGAGCAAAACCAGAAAGCCAACGATTTAAAGGCCAGGAAGCAGGAGTGGGAGGATCAGAAAACTAAAATATCCGCTGAATATCAGCAATGGATTGAGATGACCCGTCAGAAATATTTGACCTCCGTAAAAAGCCTGAGCTTAATGCCGAGGTATTTATTGTATTTGAGTAAAAGTGCCTCGGCTTATGAACGCAAATTCTTGCAGGAGTGGGAACAGGGGGCCCCATCAGAGGATGCCAGCAAGTGGTTTGGCCGTTTCCTGATTGCTGAACTGGGTACTGAGGAGGAGAATCATTATCTGAAAAATGGCTTGAAGGCCTTTGCCATGGACAAGCATCACTTTGATTTGGATGCTTATTAA
- a CDS encoding AAA family ATPase, giving the protein MTKPHLQSLSIKNFRFFKERTTFNIAPINVITGTNSSGKSSVLKALRLLSESSQKHGLRKLNLSSKTHQLGDFEQVKNKYSDNKYISFSYQISNTENLFWGVTDVFYVHLIFGPQYGALDNRLLELSISDGRQPEGTCFAFEMA; this is encoded by the coding sequence ATGACAAAGCCACACCTACAAAGTCTTAGTATTAAAAATTTCAGGTTTTTTAAAGAAAGGACAACTTTTAATATTGCTCCGATTAATGTGATTACGGGAACCAATAGTAGCGGGAAAAGTTCCGTTCTTAAAGCCTTACGGTTGCTTTCTGAAAGTTCACAAAAACATGGTTTAAGAAAACTAAATCTTAGTTCAAAAACACATCAATTAGGTGATTTTGAACAGGTGAAGAATAAGTATTCTGACAACAAATATATTTCTTTCTCTTACCAAATTTCGAATACAGAAAATTTGTTCTGGGGTGTTACAGATGTTTTTTATGTTCATTTGATCTTTGGCCCCCAATACGGGGCTCTGGATAATCGTTTATTAGAATTATCGATTTCAGATGGTAGACAACCTGAGGGAACGTGTTTCGCCTTTGAAATGGCATAA
- the istB gene encoding IS21-like element helper ATPase IstB, whose amino-acid sequence MNSQTIEKLHKLRLFGMAELHQQQLNNTNKQSLTVDEYLALLVDHEYDQQQNRRVGRLLKQARLRQNANLNSVNYHANRNLDKNTFSRLGTLDFIDKKENIILTGPSGVGKSYLAQALGHQACMMQKKVRYSPFAKLIDQLHLSKIDGTYQKELSKINLSKLLILDDFGLHSFNKNSREIMMDLIEERHNFSSTIIASQLPVSAWHKMIGEGTIADAILDRIVHSSHRIELKGDSLRKGKIEHL is encoded by the coding sequence ATGAACAGTCAAACCATTGAAAAACTACACAAGCTCAGGCTATTCGGCATGGCCGAGCTTCATCAACAGCAATTGAATAATACAAATAAACAGTCACTTACAGTCGATGAATATTTGGCTCTTTTGGTGGATCATGAATATGATCAACAACAAAACAGAAGGGTCGGTAGGCTACTCAAACAAGCTCGTTTGAGGCAAAACGCAAACCTAAATAGTGTAAACTACCATGCCAACCGTAATTTAGACAAGAACACTTTCAGCCGTTTAGGTACATTGGATTTTATTGACAAAAAGGAAAATATCATCCTTACCGGACCTTCCGGAGTCGGAAAAAGCTACCTCGCACAAGCCCTAGGGCATCAGGCATGCATGATGCAAAAAAAGGTGCGCTATAGCCCTTTCGCTAAGTTAATCGATCAGCTCCACCTGTCTAAAATTGACGGCACATATCAAAAGGAGTTGTCTAAAATTAACCTGTCTAAATTATTGATACTCGATGATTTCGGTCTCCACTCATTCAATAAAAATAGTCGAGAGATCATGATGGACTTAATCGAAGAACGACACAATTTTAGCTCCACCATCATTGCGTCACAACTACCTGTTTCTGCATGGCACAAGATGATCGGTGAAGGAACAATTGCCGATGCTATTCTGGATCGAATTGTTCATTCTTCACACCGGATTGAGCTCAAAGGCGACTCCTTGAGAAAGGGGAAGATCGAACACCTATAA
- a CDS encoding plasmid mobilization protein — protein MPRTKTINNKERRVEVSFSPEEFTRLEDYAKQGKCKKQDILRALVMEEGSLKISNHSETIALARELVSIGNNLNQVARKLNMNEFYAPEGEALKTVRSELIELLCEIRKHFKLSR, from the coding sequence ATGCCACGAACAAAAACAATTAACAACAAAGAACGCCGGGTAGAGGTGTCATTTTCACCGGAAGAATTCACTCGTTTGGAGGATTATGCCAAGCAGGGAAAATGTAAAAAGCAGGACATCCTACGTGCACTGGTGATGGAAGAAGGCTCCTTGAAAATCTCTAATCATTCTGAGACGATTGCTTTGGCCAGAGAACTGGTAAGTATCGGTAACAACCTGAATCAGGTCGCAAGAAAACTGAATATGAATGAGTTTTATGCACCCGAAGGAGAGGCATTGAAGACTGTTCGTTCAGAATTGATCGAGTTACTTTGTGAAATCCGCAAGCATTTTAAGTTGAGCCGATGA
- a CDS encoding AAA family ATPase, translating into MGFGYSQILAVIFKIASICTPIKIPSLKLDGINFNFWNYKTQTFQYYQVLGDSTGKPNWSRDAFDCVYKNTLKLIKEEGPVYDRSTPRELIILEEPETNLHPKLQSMLADMLIDATHRFNVNFMVETHSEYLIRKLQFNVATKQIDPNLINLYYLNPATENTTPEEQCYKIDIRPDGTLSREFGEGFLDETSMLMMGLVTGNYRK; encoded by the coding sequence TTGGGGTTTGGCTATTCTCAGATTTTAGCAGTTATATTTAAAATTGCCTCAATTTGTACTCCTATTAAAATACCATCACTGAAGCTGGATGGAATTAATTTTAATTTTTGGAATTATAAAACGCAAACCTTCCAATATTATCAAGTTTTAGGTGACTCGACGGGTAAACCCAACTGGTCCCGGGATGCTTTTGATTGTGTGTATAAAAATACCTTAAAACTAATCAAAGAAGAAGGCCCTGTTTATGACCGCAGTACTCCACGGGAGTTGATTATTTTAGAAGAGCCTGAGACGAATTTGCACCCAAAGTTACAGTCGATGTTAGCAGATATGTTGATTGATGCAACGCACCGTTTCAATGTGAATTTTATGGTTGAAACGCATTCAGAATATTTGATTCGAAAACTTCAATTCAATGTGGCGACCAAACAGATTGACCCTAATCTTATCAATTTGTATTATTTAAACCCTGCCACCGAAAACACGACGCCGGAGGAGCAATGTTATAAAATTGATATTCGCCCTGATGGTACCCTTTCCAGAGAGTTTGGTGAAGGTTTTTTGGATGAAACCTCTATGTTGATGATGGGTTTGGTAACAGGTAATTATAGGAAGTAG
- a CDS encoding ParB N-terminal domain-containing protein → MSLKNRLRQANDKSNSNNSLQVSANQRMYLPKDYPLVILEELKAYLPPLNPNEQKTLEASIKSEGVREPLIVWSNGQQDILVDGHNRYAICQKLNKKFAVHTRKFRDIEQVKEFMLNLQIGKRNLSKLHLSYLRGMNYDQLKNNVGEQSEQGRPTKEIVAEKFGVSPRSIMNDFNTFKGIQKLPKDIRERLMNHSLNIKKADLERLGKEKEISTEVQVIDFLHSKVLVNDDYASDQDLQWFAERFQQKKAVKKEQKIGSPFELLLTKQQRSTAAILKQAKKFSQEEKQALADYYIALAEELKR, encoded by the coding sequence ATGAGTTTGAAAAATAGACTGAGACAAGCGAACGATAAAAGTAATTCCAATAATTCACTGCAGGTAAGTGCCAATCAGCGGATGTATTTACCCAAAGATTATCCGTTGGTGATTTTGGAAGAGCTTAAAGCCTATTTACCGCCGCTGAATCCCAATGAACAAAAAACATTGGAGGCGAGCATCAAAAGCGAAGGTGTGCGTGAGCCTTTGATTGTTTGGAGTAATGGGCAACAGGATATTTTGGTTGATGGGCATAACCGTTATGCCATTTGTCAAAAGCTCAACAAGAAATTTGCGGTGCATACCCGTAAGTTCAGGGATATCGAGCAGGTCAAGGAATTTATGCTCAACCTGCAGATTGGGAAAAGAAATCTGAGCAAGCTGCACCTCTCCTATTTGCGAGGAATGAATTATGATCAGCTCAAAAATAATGTAGGAGAGCAATCTGAACAAGGTCGCCCGACCAAGGAAATTGTCGCCGAGAAATTTGGGGTCAGTCCACGTTCGATCATGAATGATTTCAATACCTTTAAAGGTATACAAAAACTGCCCAAAGATATTCGTGAGCGTTTGATGAACCATTCACTGAATATTAAGAAAGCCGACCTTGAAAGGTTGGGGAAAGAAAAGGAGATTTCGACCGAGGTGCAGGTCATTGATTTTCTTCATTCCAAAGTATTGGTAAATGATGATTATGCGAGCGATCAAGATCTGCAATGGTTCGCTGAAAGATTCCAACAAAAGAAAGCAGTCAAAAAAGAACAGAAAATCGGCAGCCCTTTTGAGCTTCTGCTGACCAAACAGCAACGCTCAACCGCAGCGATTCTGAAACAGGCGAAGAAATTCAGCCAGGAAGAAAAACAGGCTTTGGCTGACTATTATATAGCCTTGGCTGAAGAACTCAAGCGTTAA